In the Candidatus Neomarinimicrobiota bacterium genome, TGAATATGTTACTTTACAGGTTGAAGAACCTGTTGAAGGACAGGTCACTCGCTGGATTTTTGCTCAACTTCCAGACAGTAGCAAACTAGGTGGGTTTCTGCCTGCTGATACATTTTCTCAAGTTTCATTTAAGCCAGATGTTCCCGGTGAATATGATGTAATTCTAGAACTTACTGTGAATGGCAAAACAGCTGAGACCAGTTATTTCTATGATGCAGTTATTCCCGAGGATAGCAGCCTGATCAGTAGTGCTGTTCCATCTCATTTGCTTGACATGGCTTACCTTGGAGACACTACAGTAGCTGACACACCAGCAGTAAGCAGTAGAACTGATACTGGCGATCAACGGAGGTATTTGTCCAAAGTGATCACTCCTGGACAGCCAAAAACACAAGCTGCTCGTCGTTCTTCTCGCGGAAGTAAACGAACAAATAAAGCGGTCTCTAGCAA is a window encoding:
- a CDS encoding SPOR domain-containing protein, with product MTCIVHAKRITVSLLLISIIVSCNMWKSQFGRDEIYLGEYVTLQVEEPVEGQVTRWIFAQLPDSSKLGGFLPADTFSQVSFKPDVPGEYDVILELTVNGKTAETSYFYDAVIPEDSSLISSAVPSHLLDMAYLGDTTVADTPAVSSRTDTGDQRRYLSKVITPGQPKTQAARRSSRGSKRTNKAVSSKPSRGNLIPRAAKTFTIQVSSWPSLNEAQEASQELSDKYGIDSYIQRAFFKDKDEIYYRLRIGNFEEQAVAQAYAKEIQAMTSLPVWVDFVRQEM